The window TCAAAATTTGGACCATTATATCTCTTCCAGGTTGACCAATTTGGTCAAACCAAAGCCTATATGAGTCGGTGTCCCAATTATCATGTTTGGCGACAACATGAGATTCGATATTCGAATCGTAGTGACATACAGTTCACTAGATTGACTCATGAATTTCTCCAAGATGCGCTTCAGTTCGCATTCATGAGGAGGTATACACAAAAGAATTCTTGTTCATTCTCACAATGTGTTTTCAAATGAAAACCATTAGCATGAATGTCTTTAAAACTTAACATGGTTCCTTAGAATGTTGTGGATAGTTCCACTATCTGCGAAGCACTCAATGTCTCTATGAGACATATCTACAAGGAGTAGATAGGCGAGTAAATAGTTCCACTTGAACCATTTAGAAGGATTGAAAGAAGCTACGAAAAGCTGCAATCCCGAGAGTGCATAAAAATTTCCGCGCAGAATGACCTTTGCGCACTAAAACAGCCATAACTTCTTCGTTAAAATAGATATGGACGAACCGTAAAAAGTTGTGAAAACTAGACTCGTAGAGCTTTCCAATGATATAAAGCTCACTGTCTGGTTCGTCCGGAGCTGTTCACAAAGCTCAAACGAAGTTGACTGTCCAGAGAAGACAGATTGCTGTTTTTCGCAGATTTGGCATGTGCGAAGCTGTGAAGCTTGCAGGTGGCGTGTAGGCTTTTTCCTTAGCCAAAAGTGACGTGTGTATGATCAAAACCAAGTCCTTTCGGTCGTTCTAAGGTCGTAAACTCCATGCCTAGTTAGCAAAAGCTCCCTGACATGAACATAAACTAACTCAGAGGACCTAGAGGATCCGATCATGATGATAATTTTCCAGCTTTGATAAGTCTTCAACGTCTTTTGCAAGACGGCAATTGGTTTAATAGCGTTGGGGGATCCAAAATCAAAAGCTTTCGGTAACTCCAAGTCAGTATGACCAGACATGTCCGTGGAGGGTCGGTAGTGCGAGGCACACTTAAAACCACTATCTCCTTAATTTTGGACAATTCTAAGACATCACACTGAGCTTGGATGATCCTAGTTGAACAATTGATGATGAAAAATCCGCTATAGGGTAGAAGACTTAACCGGAAACACGTGGGCAATCCTCCTTGAGGATGCAGTGCCATGAGTCACCTTCAAAGGAAGGGACCAAAATCGGCACAATATGCCATGTTTCTAAGGACGATGTAAGTGTACATCTTGATTGTAAATGGTGTCTAGACCGGGAGTGTCGCTATTAGAGCCGGCAACAGCTCCCCCTCTTTTCTAGACATCAGCACGACGTTTTCTGCCGTTGCCATGACCTATATTGTTGTCCCCACATTAGAGGATAATCCCTAATAAGTTTATCACATTAGCGTATATACAATTCCCGTTTGTATGATCAAAATCAAGTCTCGTTGGTAATTCCACACCAACTTGGAGGACCTAAAGAGCTTGATGATGATCGAATCCGCTAAAGATTATGGATCATGATGCCACAAAATATCATCTACAATATGTAGTCAATTAAGGTGGTAAGCAATCCACTTGACTAATAACTCAACAAGTAGAGTTATATGAACGTTTCGAGAAACGCTCCATGAGTGCATTCCACAGTACTTTGTGGTCATTACTNNNNNNNNNNNNNNNNNNNNATAGAGGTCACAACGATGCTTTAATGGTTGTCCTTCGGATTGATCATACACAATCCGGAAAAGCCGCGAATTGATCAAACACAATTCGGAAAAAGGCCTCGGATTGATCAAACACAATCCGGTGATAGGTCGGGGTTGATCATACACAACCCGGATAAGGAAACAAGAGTGATCAAACACACTCTTGACCCGCGAATAAAATTCCGGGATTTTTGGTACCTGCACACACAAAATCCCAAGCATAGAATGGAGATGGAGAAGGGAGGAAAGGATTTTATCCTCCCCGAGTTATTGAACTTGGAAAAGTTTAAGGTTTCAAAACATACCTTTCTGGTTTCCTTGGAAGACGAGCAATCTTGAAATCTTTGGTTTCTAGAGGCTGCCGAGAGGAGAAACAACGTTTCGCCTACTTATACTTCGAATTTGGGGCTGAAAATTTGACAGAAGGAGCAGCTCTGGATGAGGAAGCTGCTGTCAAAAATTCAGGTTGATCGGAGCAAGGAAAGGTGGTGAACCGGTGATCGGTAGCGGCGGCGGTCTGGAATTTTCCGGTGGCCGGTTCGGAGACTTTCCGGCCGGTTCTCAGGGTGAGGCCGGCGGCGTTGGATCCGAGACGGAGAGAGCTTTCTGGGGATATAAAATTCCGGCGGAGGGCAGTCGGAATTTTGGTCGGAAATCGGAAAAAACAATGCTGCCCGATTTTAGGGTTTGGAAAACAAATGGTGGGCTATTGACTCTAGGGTTAGAACAAAGTGCATGATAACGTGATGAAGGAGAAAGTGTAGAGACCAAGAGATAGCAAGAGAATCATCATCTTATTCATTGATAGGAGCCCTTTATATAGGGAATTACACAATACTAATATGGTAAGGATATGAATACATAGATCTAGTCTAACTACATATCCTATTGACATAAGACCACGACACACGTAGAGAATATCCTAACACACACAGTATTATGAGCTTAAATAAACCACTCTTTATACTTCATAGCTAATGGGCTAGTGGGCTGATGGGCTTATGGAAATGTCATCTGGGCTTGCTCTTCATCTTAACACGCACCAGCTTCTTCTGCATGTCAATTTCCGTGATGAAGACCAATGCAACCTTCTTCTGTCAATTTCCTATATCTGATTATCATGTGAAACAGTAACAAACTTATATGGACGACCCGACTTTGCATGACTTTTAGGTCGTCGATCGATCAATTTATGTCGTCCACAGAAAAATCAGAAGATCAATAATGGAGTTCTGCTATTGACTCGTGGTAGGTTGACGCCAACTGTTTCAATAATTCAATTTATGTCGTCCATAGTAAAATCAGAAGATCAATCATTTGTGTTTCAGATCGGAAGAAAACTTTAAACAGAAGTTCAATTATTTCTAGATATATGGTTGCATTGCATTGCATCACTGATAATATTGCACACAGCTCTCTCCTCTCTTGTTTTCTAGTTTCTATTGAAGAGAGCTGGTTATTGAAAGCTAGAGTACTAGCTAGTCTGCAACACTACATCTGCATCATGGAAAACTTAGTTCTCGAAAAAGCATTCGAAGTACTGTGTGCTGGAGTTCAGGATCTGATTGTCAAGAATTTCATTTTCAAGTCTCTCCTCAACGACGCCAAATCCAGACTCGACGATTTGGCACCACTGATCAAGAAGCTGGCGGATTATAACCAGGTAATGGGTGGCCAAGAGAAGGAACTGGAAGCTCTAAAGGGAGTCCTGGCAAAGGGCCAACAGCTCGTCGACAAGTGCTCAACCATTACACGATGGAGCCCCTTCAAAAAGTACAAGTACGCCAGACAAATTCTCCAGTGGGAAAAATCTCTGAAAAGCCCGTTGAAGAGTGTGAAGCTGCAAGAAGCAGTGAATGTAATGGACATGAGGATCGATATGCAACGCATGATGCTGAAACAACAACATTCTGGAGAAAGTTCGAGTACTAGAACACGACTTGAACTTCCACCACTTCCACGGCTTATAGTTGGACTGGATGCTCCTATGAAAGACTTGAAGGAGAAGCTACTTTGCGATGATGGGGAGTCAATGCTTGTGCTCACTGCTCCTGGAGGCTGCGGGAAAACTACTTTGGCCACAATGTTTTGTAAAGATGAAGAGGTCAAAGGTAACATACACGACTCGATCGATTTAGCCTTACATATGCACAAAATCTATTAGTCACTTTTTAACATATTTTGTCTATTCATTTATTTAATTCTAATTCATCATAACGTACTATGATTGTGTATTATTTGGTATAGGTAAATTCAAGAACAATATTCTCTTTATTCCTGTATCCCAAAATGGCAATTTGGAACTTGTTGTGAAACGACTTTGTAAATACCTGGGTTCTCCGGTTCGTAGTTTTCAAAACGAAATACATATGCTTCAATGGATCGAAACATTTAGAAAGGAAAGATCAGATCCTCTATTATTGGTCCTCGATGATATTTGGTCTGGACAAGAATCCATTCTTGAGAGCTTTCAATTTGAAATGTCAAATTTCAAGATTTTAGTGACATCAAGATCTGAATTTCCAAGATTTAGTTCTGTATATCAGTTAAAGTTATTGGATGATGACAACGCCATGAAACTCTTTTATCACTCGACATCATTGGGAGATAAGCGCTCTTCTCGTACTATAGAAGATATCTCAAGAAAGGTAACATGATATATATCAACTATATATTTTCTTCTCTTCATAAATTCTTCAAATAGCAACTAATGGATTTCACCTTGAACTTCATGGCTTGCAGATAGTAAAGCGTTGCAACGGATTTCCACTTGCTATTACAGTTGTGGGAAGATCACTTGCTGGGCAGCCTTTAGAGGTTTGGCGAAGAAGAGAGTCGGAATGGTCTAAGGGTTCTTCAATTTTAGATTCTGAGACGAAATTGTTTCTTTGCCTCCAAAGCAGCTTAGATGCTC of the Fragaria vesca subsp. vesca linkage group LG6, FraVesHawaii_1.0, whole genome shotgun sequence genome contains:
- the LOC101310724 gene encoding probable disease resistance protein At5g66900-like encodes the protein MVALHCITDNIAHSSLLSCFLVSIEESWLLKARVLASLQHYICIMENLVLEKAFEVLCAGVQDLIVKNFIFKSLLNDAKSRLDDLAPLIKKLADYNQVMGGQEKELEALKGVLAKGQQLVDKCSTITRWSPFKKYKYARQILQWEKSLKSPLKSVKLQEAVNVMDMRIDMQRMMLKQQHSGESSSTRTRLELPPLPRLIVGLDAPMKDLKEKLLCDDGESMLVLTAPGGCGKTTLATMFCKDEEVKGKFKNNILFIPVSQNGNLELVVKRLCKYLGSPVRSFQNEIHMLQWIETFRKERSDPLLLVLDDIWSGQESILESFQFEMSNFKILVTSRSEFPRFSSVYQLKLLDDDNAMKLFYHSTSLGDKRSSRTIEDISRKIVKRCNGFPLAITVVGRSLAGQPLEVWRRRESEWSKGSSILDSETKLFLCLQSSLDALDKGFTTVKDCYLDLGSFPEDYKIPVGVLIDMWAEL